In Nocardia yunnanensis, one DNA window encodes the following:
- a CDS encoding ABC transporter permease produces the protein MGRYVIGRVLQAVGVLWAAFTLSFAGLYLLPGDPVDMATNAATGTPVDAAAAAEMRARYGLDQPLWTQYWAALTHAVRGDLGRSISSGQTVTAALGEALPSTLVLAGAGLLLAVIAGAGLALAAAYTRRPWLRGLLTAIPPVGASLPGFWVGLILLQVFSFRLKLVPAFGGTGFAGTVLPAVTVAIPVAAVVAQVLYASLVSTWRQPFVEVAFAKGASRWWVQLRHVLRPAAAPALTVAGLWTGSVLAGVVVTETVFSRPGIGRLAQESVLHEDIPVVQGIVVFAALVFVVVNLLVDLAYPLLDPRVVQANSRKERAHA, from the coding sequence ATGGGCCGCTACGTGATCGGACGGGTGCTGCAGGCGGTGGGCGTGCTGTGGGCGGCCTTCACGCTGTCGTTCGCCGGGTTGTACCTGCTGCCGGGCGACCCGGTGGACATGGCGACCAACGCCGCCACCGGCACCCCCGTGGACGCCGCGGCGGCCGCCGAGATGCGCGCCAGATACGGCCTGGACCAACCACTGTGGACGCAGTACTGGGCCGCGCTCACCCATGCGGTGCGCGGTGACCTCGGTCGTTCGATCTCCTCCGGGCAGACCGTCACGGCGGCGCTCGGCGAGGCTCTGCCCTCGACACTGGTGCTGGCGGGCGCCGGACTGCTGCTCGCCGTGATCGCCGGTGCGGGCCTGGCGTTGGCAGCCGCCTACACCCGGCGGCCCTGGCTGCGCGGCCTGCTCACCGCGATCCCTCCGGTCGGTGCGTCCCTACCGGGCTTCTGGGTGGGATTGATTCTGCTGCAGGTGTTTTCGTTCCGGTTGAAGCTGGTTCCCGCGTTCGGCGGCACCGGCTTCGCCGGAACCGTGCTGCCCGCGGTCACCGTCGCCATTCCGGTGGCGGCGGTCGTGGCCCAGGTGCTGTACGCGAGCCTGGTCTCGACCTGGCGGCAACCGTTCGTGGAGGTGGCTTTCGCCAAGGGCGCCTCGCGCTGGTGGGTGCAGCTACGCCATGTGCTGCGTCCGGCGGCCGCGCCCGCGCTCACCGTCGCGGGTCTGTGGACCGGTTCGGTGCTCGCCGGCGTGGTGGTGACCGAGACCGTGTTCTCCCGGCCCGGCATCGGCCGTCTCGCGCAGGAATCGGTGCTGCACGAGGACATTCCGGTGGTGCAGGGGATCGTCGTGTTCGCCGCACTCGTCTTCGTCGTCGTCAATCTGCTCGTCGATCTCGCCTATCCACTGTTGGACCCCCGTGTGGTGCAAGCCAATTCGAGAAAGGAACGCGCCCATGCGTAA
- a CDS encoding ABC transporter permease has translation MSEALVLPPAAESIPGGLRRAASGVRAHLGLLPAGAIVLLVLAWAVAPAQFASGDPLRGVPAQKLRAPSVQHWFGTDNLGRDLYTRVVHGAALSLSATVFAVLLGLVGGTLIGLVAGAAGGRADTLIMRIIDVLLSIPDMLLALATITILGIGTRNVAIAVGVSLIARFARVMRGEVLRVRNAPYVEAAYALGVRRPTVLFRHILRNAYGPVAALAAVDFGIVTLFVASLSFLGYGAVPPTPEWGSLVSEGRGFLATAWWLTTLPGLVIVALVLSTQRIARAIQKDGAR, from the coding sequence ATGTCTGAAGCACTGGTCCTGCCACCTGCCGCCGAGTCGATCCCGGGCGGGTTGCGGCGCGCGGCGAGCGGGGTGCGTGCGCATCTCGGCCTGCTGCCCGCGGGTGCGATCGTGCTGCTGGTCTTGGCCTGGGCGGTCGCGCCGGCGCAGTTCGCGAGCGGTGATCCACTGCGCGGGGTGCCCGCGCAGAAGCTTCGGGCACCCAGCGTCCAGCACTGGTTCGGCACCGACAATCTCGGCCGCGACCTCTACACCCGCGTGGTGCACGGGGCGGCGCTGTCGTTGAGCGCCACCGTGTTCGCGGTGCTGCTGGGTCTGGTGGGCGGCACGTTGATCGGCCTGGTCGCGGGCGCCGCCGGCGGCCGGGCGGACACCCTGATCATGCGAATCATCGACGTCCTGCTGTCGATCCCGGACATGCTGCTGGCACTGGCCACCATCACGATCCTGGGCATCGGCACCCGCAATGTCGCCATCGCCGTGGGGGTTTCGCTGATCGCACGGTTCGCCCGCGTCATGCGCGGTGAGGTGCTGCGGGTGCGCAACGCCCCGTACGTGGAGGCGGCCTACGCGCTCGGGGTCCGCCGGCCCACCGTGTTGTTCCGCCACATTCTGCGCAACGCCTACGGTCCGGTAGCCGCCTTGGCGGCCGTCGACTTCGGCATCGTGACCTTGTTCGTGGCCTCGCTCAGCTTCCTGGGATACGGCGCGGTGCCGCCGACCCCGGAATGGGGTTCGCTGGTCTCCGAGGGGCGCGGCTTCCTCGCCACCGCGTGGTGGCTGACCACGCTGCCGGGGCTTGTCATCGTGGCCCTGGTCCTGTCCACCCAGCGCATCGCACGCGCCATCCAGAAGGACGGTGCGCGATGA
- a CDS encoding dipeptide ABC transporter ATP-binding protein, translated as MTDQLLSIAELRVEYQGSTGVTAAVRGASLEVARGETVALVGESGSGKSTLAHAVIGLLHGGRVTGGSITFAGERLEHAPERTLRRLRGAHIGLVPQDPGTSLNPVLRIGEQVGEVLRIHGRADRCTARLEAVRILEEAGLDRPELRARQYPQDLSGGQRQRVLIGIALACTPELVIADEPTSALDVTVQRRILDHLARRTREAGTAVLLITHDLAVAAERADRIAVMREGQIVEIGSAAEILRDPQHEYTKRLIAAAPSLGAVGAERPRRPAEPSAPLLAATGLRKSFRITRDFTLTAVDDVSLEIHRGETLAVVGESGSGKSTTARIVARLAQADAGTVTFDGQDVTALRGSGLRALRRRIQVVYQNPYVSLNPKLTIGRIVSEPLQAFGIGDRRTRRDTAAELLDQVALPAAYLARRPSELSGGQRQRVAIARALALHPDLLVLDEPVSALDVSVQAQILDLLERLQSELGLAYLFISHDLAVVRRLADRVAVMRHGQIVETADTGELFDNPRHDYTRELLAAVPRAATATPVPLERTA; from the coding sequence ATGACGGACCAGTTGCTGAGCATCGCGGAATTGCGGGTCGAATACCAGGGCAGCACCGGGGTGACCGCCGCCGTGCGGGGCGCCTCGCTCGAGGTGGCCCGGGGTGAGACGGTCGCGCTGGTGGGCGAATCCGGCTCCGGGAAGTCGACTCTCGCGCACGCGGTGATCGGGCTGCTCCACGGTGGCCGGGTCACCGGCGGTTCGATCACGTTCGCCGGTGAACGCCTCGAGCACGCCCCGGAGCGGACGTTGCGGCGCCTGCGGGGCGCGCACATCGGCCTGGTGCCGCAGGATCCGGGGACTTCCCTGAATCCGGTGTTGCGCATCGGCGAGCAGGTGGGGGAGGTGTTGCGGATTCACGGGCGGGCGGATCGGTGCACCGCGCGGCTGGAGGCGGTGCGGATTCTCGAGGAGGCGGGGCTGGATCGGCCGGAGTTGCGGGCCCGGCAGTATCCGCAGGATCTGTCCGGCGGGCAGCGGCAGCGGGTGCTGATCGGGATCGCGCTGGCGTGCACGCCGGAACTGGTGATCGCCGACGAGCCGACCAGCGCCCTCGACGTCACCGTGCAGCGGCGCATTCTCGATCATCTGGCCCGGCGTACCCGGGAAGCCGGCACGGCGGTCCTGCTGATCACCCACGACCTGGCCGTGGCAGCCGAGCGCGCGGACCGGATCGCGGTCATGCGCGAGGGACAGATCGTCGAAATCGGTTCGGCGGCAGAGATTCTGAGGGATCCGCAGCACGAGTACACGAAGCGGTTGATCGCGGCCGCGCCGAGTCTGGGAGCCGTCGGCGCCGAAAGGCCGCGCCGACCGGCTGAGCCGAGTGCCCCGCTGCTGGCGGCCACCGGCCTGCGTAAATCCTTCCGCATCACCCGGGATTTCACCCTGACCGCCGTCGACGACGTCTCGCTGGAGATCCACCGGGGCGAAACCCTCGCTGTCGTAGGTGAATCCGGCTCCGGGAAATCGACCACGGCTCGCATCGTCGCCCGGCTGGCGCAGGCGGACGCGGGCACGGTCACCTTCGACGGCCAGGACGTCACCGCGCTGCGCGGATCGGGTCTGCGCGCCCTGCGCCGCCGCATTCAGGTGGTGTACCAGAACCCCTATGTCTCCTTGAATCCCAAGTTGACCATCGGCCGGATCGTGTCGGAACCGTTGCAGGCGTTCGGCATCGGCGACCGTCGTACCCGGCGCGACACCGCCGCCGAACTCCTCGATCAGGTGGCGCTGCCGGCCGCGTACCTGGCGCGCCGCCCCAGCGAGCTTTCCGGCGGCCAGCGCCAGCGCGTCGCCATCGCCCGCGCCCTGGCGCTGCACCCGGACCTGCTCGTCCTCGACGAACCGGTCTCCGCCCTCGACGTCTCGGTGCAGGCCCAGATCCTCGACCTGCTCGAGCGCCTGCAATCCGAACTGGGCCTGGCCTACCTGTTCATCTCGCACGATCTGGCGGTGGTGCGTCGCCTGGCGGACCGGGTCGCGGTCATGCGCCACGGGCAGATTGTCGAAACCGCAGACACCGGCGAGCTTTTCGACAATCCGCGGCACGACTACACCCGCGAGCTGCTCGCGGCCGTGCCCCGGGCCGCCACCGCCACCCCCGTCCCGCTGGAAAGGACAGCCTGA
- a CDS encoding amino acid ABC transporter ATP-binding protein translates to MTEFAIELRGIRKSFGHQEVLSGIDLTVRPGEVTVILGPSGSGKSTLLRAINHLEQVDGGTVRVGGELVGYRRKGDKLYELHEREILRQRGRIGFVFQNFNLFPHLTVRENVALAPVAAQRRPKAQANAEALELLARVGLADKADEYPRRLSGGQQQRVAIARALALRPEVVLFDEPTSALDPELVGEVLDVLEDLAAGGATLVIVTHEIGFAREVADTVVLMDAGRIVEQGPPAQVLDNPAHPRTKAFLAHVL, encoded by the coding sequence ATGACCGAGTTCGCGATCGAATTGCGCGGTATCCGAAAGTCTTTCGGCCACCAGGAGGTACTGTCCGGCATCGACCTGACGGTGCGGCCCGGTGAGGTCACCGTCATCCTGGGCCCGTCGGGTTCGGGCAAGTCCACGCTGCTGCGCGCCATCAACCACCTCGAGCAGGTGGACGGCGGCACCGTGCGGGTGGGCGGCGAACTGGTCGGCTACCGACGCAAGGGCGACAAGCTCTACGAACTGCACGAGCGGGAGATCCTGCGGCAGCGCGGCCGCATCGGGTTCGTCTTCCAGAACTTCAATCTGTTCCCGCACCTGACGGTCCGGGAGAACGTGGCGCTCGCGCCGGTGGCCGCCCAGCGCCGGCCCAAGGCACAGGCGAACGCCGAGGCCCTGGAGCTGCTGGCCCGAGTCGGGCTGGCGGACAAGGCCGACGAGTATCCGCGCCGGCTGTCCGGCGGCCAGCAGCAGCGCGTCGCGATCGCGCGGGCGTTGGCGTTGCGGCCGGAGGTGGTGCTGTTCGACGAACCCACCTCGGCGCTGGATCCGGAACTGGTCGGCGAGGTGCTGGACGTGCTCGAGGATCTGGCCGCCGGCGGCGCGACCCTGGTGATCGTCACCCACGAGATCGGTTTCGCCCGCGAGGTCGCCGACACCGTGGTGCTGATGGACGCCGGGCGCATCGTCGAGCAGGGCCCGCCCGCGCAGGTCCTGGACAATCCGGCGCATCCGCGCACCAAAGCCTTTCTCGCACACGTCCTCTGA
- a CDS encoding LLM class flavin-dependent oxidoreductase translates to MPPTSPLLLGLELAGAGAHPASWRRADSRAEDLFTAGYWVDALRAAEDAGIDLAFLPDSFTLQTAGAIGRLDAVAIAARAAAVTGRIGLIPQASVTHTEPFHLSKAIASLDFATKGRAGWEVTVSAGEAALFGRKPEQDGRSRWQEADEAVEVVTRLWDSWEDDAEIRDQATGRFIDRDKLHYIDFTGAHFSVKGPSITPRPPQGQPPIAVRAADPHSVRLAVHRADLIRIAAPDLAKAAATRSELRAALAAAGRDPNRVRVLLDIDIHLAATVDAAAAEVAQLEDWLATPAPATVFHIGTPAELRDILREVENECAADGVVLRPLALPAALRHLPALAPTLRERLGLPRPANRYARA, encoded by the coding sequence ATGCCGCCTACGTCTCCGCTGCTGCTGGGCCTGGAACTGGCCGGCGCCGGCGCGCATCCCGCCTCCTGGCGGCGCGCTGACTCCCGCGCCGAGGACCTCTTCACCGCCGGCTACTGGGTGGACGCGCTGCGCGCCGCCGAGGACGCGGGCATCGACCTGGCGTTCCTGCCGGACTCGTTCACCTTGCAAACGGCAGGCGCGATCGGCCGCCTGGACGCGGTCGCCATCGCGGCCCGCGCCGCGGCGGTCACCGGTCGCATCGGCCTGATCCCGCAGGCGTCGGTCACCCACACCGAGCCCTTCCACCTCTCCAAAGCCATTGCCAGCCTGGACTTCGCGACCAAGGGCCGGGCCGGTTGGGAGGTCACCGTGTCGGCGGGCGAGGCCGCGCTGTTCGGCCGCAAGCCGGAGCAGGACGGGCGCTCGCGCTGGCAGGAGGCGGACGAGGCCGTCGAGGTGGTGACGCGGCTGTGGGACAGCTGGGAGGACGACGCCGAGATCCGCGACCAGGCGACCGGCCGGTTCATCGACCGGGACAAGCTGCACTACATCGACTTCACCGGTGCGCACTTCTCGGTGAAGGGCCCGTCCATCACCCCGCGCCCGCCGCAGGGGCAGCCGCCGATCGCGGTGCGGGCCGCCGATCCGCACAGCGTCCGGCTGGCCGTGCACCGCGCCGATCTGATCCGCATCGCCGCACCGGATCTCGCGAAGGCGGCGGCCACCCGCAGCGAGCTGCGCGCCGCCCTCGCCGCCGCGGGACGCGACCCGAACCGCGTGCGCGTGTTGCTGGACATCGACATTCACCTGGCCGCCACCGTGGACGCGGCCGCCGCCGAGGTCGCCCAACTGGAGGACTGGCTCGCCACCCCGGCCCCGGCGACCGTCTTCCACATCGGCACGCCCGCGGAACTGCGCGACATTCTGCGAGAGGTCGAGAACGAGTGCGCCGCAGACGGTGTGGTGCTGCGTCCGCTGGCCCTGCCCGCCGCCCTGCGCCACCTGCCCGCCCTCGCACCCACCCTGCGCGAGCGCCTGGGCTTGCCGCGCCCGGCCAACCGCTACGCCCGAGCCTGA
- a CDS encoding LLM class flavin-dependent oxidoreductase — translation MKFLLLTLITHTPDPVTGTTETPRQRLRRVVDSARLAEELGYDGFAVGERHEDPFISAAPPVVLSHLAAVTSRLALFTGVTTLSLLDPVRAFEDYSTLDNLSDGRLELIIGKGNGAAQAKLFHVTTDDQWDRNREGYELFRKLWDSDSVTWQGRFRPSLTEAKALPRPLQPRLRIWHGSATSRESADYAARNGDPLFSANVTYPIEPYAELIDHYRERWAAYGHDPAQALVGAGTAGFLVTRTSQEAVELYRPVFEARQAVARKFAVPIVFETVEDFIARSSALIGSPEQVLDKVSRYHERFGHEVIHLSADADGRTEAQHRTSLELFQSDVAPQLRQRIPSRPLGADRYPSGVPA, via the coding sequence ATGAAATTCCTGCTGCTGACGCTGATCACGCACACCCCCGATCCGGTCACCGGCACGACCGAGACGCCCCGGCAGCGGCTGCGCCGGGTGGTCGACTCCGCGCGGCTGGCCGAGGAACTCGGGTACGACGGTTTCGCGGTGGGGGAGCGGCACGAGGACCCGTTCATCTCCGCCGCCCCGCCGGTGGTGCTCAGTCATCTCGCGGCCGTCACCTCCCGGCTGGCGTTGTTCACCGGCGTGACCACGCTGAGCCTGCTGGATCCGGTGCGCGCCTTCGAGGACTACTCGACCCTCGACAACCTCTCCGACGGCCGCCTGGAACTGATCATCGGTAAAGGCAACGGCGCGGCGCAGGCCAAACTGTTCCACGTCACCACCGATGACCAGTGGGACCGCAATCGCGAAGGCTACGAACTGTTCCGCAAGCTCTGGGACAGCGACAGCGTCACCTGGCAGGGCCGGTTCCGCCCGTCGCTGACCGAGGCCAAGGCGCTGCCGCGGCCGCTGCAACCGCGCTTGCGCATCTGGCACGGCAGCGCCACCAGCCGGGAATCCGCGGATTACGCGGCGCGCAACGGGGATCCGCTGTTCTCCGCGAACGTCACCTACCCGATCGAGCCGTACGCCGAGCTGATCGACCACTACCGGGAGCGCTGGGCGGCCTACGGCCACGATCCGGCGCAGGCGCTGGTGGGCGCGGGCACCGCCGGCTTCCTGGTGACCCGCACCTCGCAGGAGGCCGTCGAGCTCTACCGGCCGGTCTTCGAGGCGCGACAGGCGGTGGCGCGAAAGTTCGCCGTGCCCATCGTCTTCGAGACCGTCGAGGATTTCATCGCCCGCTCCTCGGCGCTGATCGGCAGCCCCGAACAGGTGCTGGACAAGGTGAGCCGCTACCACGAGCGGTTCGGTCACGAGGTGATCCACCTGAGTGCCGACGCCGACGGCCGCACCGAGGCCCAGCATCGAACCAGCCTCGAACTCTTCCAATCCGACGTCGCACCTCAACTGCGTCAACGCATTCCGAGCCGTCCGCTCGGAGCCGATCGCTACCCCTCCGGAGTCCCCGCATGA
- a CDS encoding ABC transporter substrate-binding protein, translating to MKRAVALTGAVAAALTLAACGGGGDSGGGSGEPSGPPQAGGVLRYGLSLAPTCSDPAQSATNQTIYVTRQIVDSLVDQDPETGQLKPWLADTWTVSPDARTFTFHLKPGITFSDGTPLTADSVRKNFDSIVALGGAKAPLGASYLAGYAGSTVLDPQTVRVEFSGPNAQFLQATSTPQLGIQSDATVAKSADDRCLGGNVGSGPFTYTEWKQNASATLAKRAGYSWGSAVFASQGEAHLDKIVFTVVPESGVRTGSLASGQLDAISDALPQDVSQIESGGGRVQFTANPGVPFGLQVNVTRGPLRDPAVRAALVPALDRKELVDTVLGPQFKVATSVLASKTPGYVDLSSRVKYDPDAAKKLLDQAGWVPGGDGIRVKDGQRLAASVIFAPVFAGNQAILELTQQQLKAIGFDLRLEPLSVAESNVRQNNKDFDFDYYNSTRADGDILRTTFAVDQRNLNARGPSEPLDGLLSQQLSATDPGARAKLIGDAQAAVLDQGLWIPTIELSQAIGVGKNVAGVKFEASARLQFHDTWLQR from the coding sequence ATGAAACGTGCAGTCGCCCTGACCGGCGCGGTCGCCGCCGCCCTCACCCTCGCCGCCTGCGGTGGCGGCGGCGACAGCGGCGGCGGCAGCGGGGAGCCGTCGGGTCCGCCGCAGGCGGGCGGCGTGCTGCGCTACGGGCTGTCGCTCGCGCCGACCTGCTCGGATCCGGCGCAGTCGGCGACCAATCAGACCATCTACGTGACCCGCCAGATCGTGGATTCGCTGGTCGATCAGGACCCCGAGACCGGGCAGTTGAAGCCGTGGCTGGCCGACACCTGGACCGTCTCCCCGGACGCCAGGACGTTCACCTTTCATCTGAAGCCCGGCATCACCTTCAGCGACGGCACCCCGCTGACCGCGGATTCGGTGCGCAAGAACTTCGACTCCATCGTCGCCCTCGGCGGCGCGAAGGCCCCGCTGGGCGCGAGCTACCTGGCCGGATACGCCGGCAGCACGGTGCTGGATCCGCAGACGGTGCGGGTGGAGTTCTCCGGCCCCAACGCCCAGTTCCTGCAGGCCACCTCGACCCCGCAGCTGGGCATCCAGTCAGATGCCACCGTCGCCAAATCGGCCGACGACCGTTGCCTGGGCGGCAATGTCGGCAGCGGCCCGTTCACCTACACGGAGTGGAAGCAGAACGCCTCGGCGACGCTGGCCAAACGGGCCGGATACTCCTGGGGCTCCGCGGTTTTCGCCTCCCAGGGCGAGGCGCACCTGGACAAGATCGTGTTCACGGTGGTGCCGGAGTCCGGCGTCCGCACCGGCTCGCTGGCCTCCGGTCAGCTCGACGCCATCAGTGACGCGCTGCCGCAGGATGTCTCGCAGATCGAGAGCGGCGGCGGCCGGGTGCAGTTCACCGCCAACCCGGGTGTGCCGTTCGGGCTGCAGGTGAACGTGACCCGCGGCCCGCTGCGCGACCCCGCGGTGCGGGCGGCGCTGGTACCCGCCCTCGACCGCAAGGAACTGGTGGATACCGTGCTCGGGCCCCAGTTCAAGGTGGCCACCAGCGTGCTGGCCTCGAAAACTCCCGGCTACGTGGATCTTTCGTCGCGGGTGAAGTACGACCCGGACGCCGCGAAGAAGCTGCTCGACCAGGCGGGGTGGGTGCCCGGCGGCGACGGCATCCGCGTCAAGGACGGCCAGCGCCTGGCCGCGAGCGTCATCTTCGCCCCGGTCTTCGCCGGCAACCAGGCCATTCTGGAACTGACCCAGCAGCAATTGAAGGCCATCGGTTTCGACCTGCGCCTGGAACCGCTGTCGGTCGCGGAATCGAATGTGCGCCAGAACAACAAGGATTTCGACTTCGACTACTACAACTCCACCCGCGCCGACGGCGACATCCTGCGCACCACCTTCGCGGTGGATCAGCGCAACCTGAACGCTCGCGGCCCGTCCGAGCCCTTGGACGGACTGCTGTCCCAGCAGCTTTCGGCCACCGACCCGGGCGCCCGCGCCAAGCTCATCGGTGACGCTCAGGCTGCGGTTCTCGATCAGGGCCTGTGGATCCCGACCATCGAGCTGTCCCAGGCCATCGGCGTGGGCAAGAACGTGGCCGGGGTGAAGTTCGAGGCGTCGGCGCGCCTGCAATTCCACGACACCTGGCTGCAGCGGTAA
- a CDS encoding GNAT family N-acetyltransferase, with amino-acid sequence MSMSRSVFHVGQHDPLAAPLLAELAIEYSSRYGRTPGEVHADLIGYSAGHFAPPHGDLLIVVEDGEPVAGGAFQRFDANTAELKRIWTSSAHRRKGLGRFVLEQLEAEAARRGYTRIYLTTGPRQPEAVALYTAAGYTALPRDVVKSVGYVHPFEKLLAVDSEAIPA; translated from the coding sequence ATGAGCATGTCGCGCAGCGTCTTCCACGTCGGACAGCACGACCCCCTGGCCGCGCCGCTGCTGGCGGAGCTGGCCATCGAGTACAGCAGCCGCTACGGCCGCACCCCCGGTGAGGTGCACGCGGATCTGATCGGATACTCGGCCGGTCACTTCGCGCCGCCGCACGGCGACCTGCTGATCGTGGTGGAGGACGGAGAACCGGTGGCGGGCGGCGCGTTTCAACGCTTCGACGCGAATACCGCCGAGCTCAAACGGATCTGGACGTCGAGCGCACATCGCCGCAAGGGCCTGGGCCGGTTCGTGCTCGAACAGCTGGAGGCGGAGGCGGCCCGCCGCGGCTACACGCGCATCTACCTGACCACCGGTCCGCGCCAGCCCGAGGCGGTCGCGCTGTACACGGCGGCGGGCTACACCGCGCTGCCCCGCGACGTCGTCAAGTCGGTCGGCTACGTGCATCCCTTCGAGAAGCTGCTGGCCGTGGATTCGGAGGCGATCCCGGCATGA
- a CDS encoding transporter substrate-binding domain-containing protein: protein MSLASRRGRTSALIAVTLLSLLAGACGNGDGGTSDTRSVNGQSYDLSPQQSGRVHVDKVDSIAAQVPQAIRDRGTLVVTGTIGATPPLGFYATDDRTIVGSEVDISWLIGDILGLKVERRNGDWAQNFVKIDSGEADLFVSNATVTEERKEKYDFATYRLDNIALEVPKDSTWTYQDRKSLAGMKIGVGSGTNQEQLLVAWNDQNVAEGLPKLDLAYYQQPSDYYLALSSGRIDGFVGPNPAAQYHSATTGAKVLTTWSGAGDALRAEIAAMTRKDNGLIGAVRAAIQYAIDHGSYRKVLDRWGLGGEAVQQSRINPPGLPKKKG, encoded by the coding sequence ATGTCCCTGGCGAGCCGTCGCGGACGGACCAGCGCCTTGATCGCCGTCACGCTGCTGAGCCTGCTGGCCGGCGCGTGCGGCAACGGTGACGGCGGCACGTCCGACACCCGCAGCGTGAACGGCCAGTCCTACGACCTGTCGCCGCAACAGTCCGGGCGCGTCCACGTCGACAAGGTGGATTCCATCGCCGCCCAGGTTCCCCAGGCGATCCGGGATCGCGGCACCCTGGTGGTGACCGGAACCATCGGCGCGACACCGCCTTTGGGCTTCTACGCCACCGACGACCGCACCATCGTCGGCTCCGAGGTGGACATCTCCTGGCTGATCGGCGACATCCTGGGCCTGAAGGTGGAGCGGCGCAACGGCGACTGGGCGCAGAACTTCGTCAAGATCGACTCCGGGGAGGCGGACCTGTTCGTCAGCAATGCCACCGTCACCGAGGAGCGCAAGGAGAAGTACGACTTCGCCACCTACCGCCTGGACAATATCGCCCTCGAGGTGCCCAAGGATTCGACCTGGACCTACCAGGATCGGAAATCGCTGGCGGGCATGAAGATCGGCGTGGGGTCGGGCACCAATCAGGAACAGCTGCTGGTCGCCTGGAACGACCAGAACGTGGCCGAGGGCCTGCCCAAGCTGGACCTCGCCTACTACCAGCAGCCCTCGGACTACTACCTGGCGCTGTCCTCCGGCCGCATCGACGGGTTCGTCGGCCCCAACCCGGCGGCGCAGTATCACTCGGCGACCACCGGCGCCAAGGTGCTGACCACCTGGTCCGGGGCGGGCGACGCCCTGCGGGCCGAGATCGCGGCCATGACCCGCAAGGACAACGGGCTGATCGGCGCGGTGCGCGCGGCCATCCAGTACGCCATCGACCACGGGAGCTATCGCAAGGTGCTGGACCGCTGGGGCCTGGGCGGCGAGGCCGTGCAGCAGTCGCGGATCAACCCGCCCGGACTGCCCAAGAAGAAGGGATGA